From a region of the Candidatus Cloacimonas sp. genome:
- a CDS encoding YraN family protein, producing the protein MQKYSRPEFSRIGEDLAARFLISNGYTVICRNFRKRYGEIDIIVEKGQHLVFCEVKTRTSHSLNWALASINYTKQKKISRAAQLYINENPQFAKHIFRFDVLIVFYYESTDTFKVQHYEDAFEPILEY; encoded by the coding sequence ATGCAAAAATATTCTCGTCCTGAATTTTCTCGTATAGGTGAAGACCTCGCTGCCCGCTTTCTTATAAGTAACGGCTATACTGTTATTTGCCGTAACTTCCGCAAACGCTATGGTGAGATAGACATCATTGTGGAAAAAGGTCAACACCTCGTTTTTTGTGAAGTTAAAACCCGAACTTCTCACTCTCTAAACTGGGCTCTGGCTTCTATCAATTATACCAAACAGAAAAAAATATCCAGAGCGGCACAATTATATATTAACGAAAATCCTCAATTTGCCAAACACATTTTTCGTTTTGATGTTCTTATCGTATTTTATTACGAATCAACGGATACTTTCAAAGTGCAACACTACGAGGATGCCTTTGAACCGATTTTAGAATACTAA
- a CDS encoding GWxTD domain-containing protein, translating into MKNIKISLLAGLALCSFCLLYGSEKLNMYLDYNRFLDKNKNTILLVDYQVPYHNLAFIAKNNGYFAELQVAVKIVDGDSVLAHHEINDIIGVKNKADTGSKQKSYLNRLSFVMDKPFYTLQFSALDINNQKQFSSEFKIIALPRNSLLSDVELNSEVRPDTSQYMIKFKRGNMLYHSQPSVLFNKNINDFIYLYLESYILSSTAESCLLNLSLEKDSLIVMDEYIDFLPATGSEAINLKIPLQDLKPGLYNGAIVLQCSEGTAESNFDFAVIEESEEEFFLFANPDEEYNLMRIFWGNKLPADWKNLPQDKKRRYCTQFWKDMAYSTNRSVQSIMNLVQERIDYANRNFSHLKQGWTSDMGRIYIRNGPADDIQRNTSSDETNFVRKDYQIWKYSSGNKPVYMFIDIQMNGNFRLIYVENDDLESSNPDWMRYVGSDFDSSQLDN; encoded by the coding sequence ATGAAGAATATTAAAATTTCCTTGCTCGCAGGTTTGGCTCTATGTTCTTTCTGTCTATTATATGGCTCTGAAAAGCTGAATATGTATCTTGACTATAACCGATTTCTGGATAAAAATAAAAACACTATCCTCCTTGTTGATTATCAAGTGCCCTATCATAATTTGGCTTTTATTGCAAAAAATAACGGATACTTTGCGGAATTGCAAGTAGCTGTAAAAATAGTTGATGGAGATAGTGTTCTTGCTCACCACGAAATAAACGATATTATTGGAGTGAAAAACAAAGCAGATACCGGCAGTAAACAAAAATCCTATCTAAACCGACTAAGTTTCGTTATGGATAAACCTTTCTATACTTTACAGTTTAGTGCCCTGGATATAAATAATCAAAAACAATTCTCTTCCGAATTTAAGATTATCGCCCTGCCCCGAAATAGCTTGCTTAGCGATGTGGAACTGAATAGTGAAGTCCGCCCTGATACTTCCCAATATATGATAAAATTTAAACGCGGGAATATGCTTTACCATTCACAGCCATCAGTTCTTTTCAACAAAAACATAAATGATTTTATCTATCTTTATCTGGAAAGTTATATCCTTAGTTCTACAGCCGAAAGCTGCCTGCTAAACCTTTCTCTGGAAAAGGATTCTCTAATTGTGATGGATGAATATATTGATTTTTTACCTGCAACCGGAAGTGAAGCAATCAATCTGAAAATTCCCCTCCAAGACCTGAAACCCGGTTTGTATAACGGAGCTATTGTTTTGCAATGCTCGGAAGGCACTGCAGAAAGTAATTTTGATTTTGCCGTTATTGAAGAAAGTGAAGAAGAGTTTTTCCTGTTTGCCAATCCGGATGAAGAATATAACCTGATGCGGATATTTTGGGGTAATAAACTACCTGCCGACTGGAAAAACTTACCCCAGGATAAAAAAAGAAGGTATTGCACCCAGTTCTGGAAAGATATGGCTTATTCCACAAACCGCAGTGTTCAAAGCATTATGAACCTCGTGCAGGAACGCATAGATTACGCTAATCGTAATTTCAGTCACTTAAAACAGGGCTGGACTTCCGATATGGGAAGAATCTATATCAGAAACGGTCCTGCTGATGATATTCAACGCAACACCAGTTCCGATGAGACAAACTTCGTAAGAAAGGACTACCAGATATGGAAATATTCTTCAGGTAATAAACCCGTGTATATGTTTATTGATATCCAAATGAATGGCAATTTCCGTTTAATCTATGTGGAAAATGATGATCTGGAATCCTCCAACCCGGACTGGATGCGCTATGTTGGTTCGGATTTTGATTCTTCCCAGTTGGATAATTAG
- a CDS encoding GWxTD domain-containing protein translates to MGKLISCCILLFTFSFLSAQEIFYEYYANQVEIWVVFPYSTINFKKGSEKALYQVSLQINNAKKKQVATLGKNQVILKREWLNDCGIPVRFQQELPAGSYSVNLQIKNKEMGDNRNYKRQFIVDPSGTEIGLSWIIAKKEGIEFIPETLTALDIEEIKLYQSYSIALDSLQVQIDNQLLTVTNPESPIILDLLPYLKTDSQNQMKLTFFEKNIHYQMEPFLFSPWYAYSLRYSLQDQISQIRYIANQNDWQVLRRLPKEKQAEAIEAFWKTNDPSPGTIRNELREKFYQRVLTADERFTVHKKIAGWTTDQGRIYIKYGEPDDIYSEVYALDKYPYIIWYYYSQNREFIFADITGFGKYTLRNKDEEY, encoded by the coding sequence ATGGGAAAACTTATTAGCTGTTGCATTCTGCTGTTTACCTTCAGCTTTCTTTCCGCTCAGGAAATCTTTTATGAATACTACGCCAACCAGGTTGAGATATGGGTTGTTTTTCCTTACAGCACAATCAATTTTAAAAAAGGCAGTGAAAAAGCGCTCTATCAGGTATCCTTACAAATAAATAACGCGAAAAAAAAGCAGGTGGCTACCCTGGGAAAAAACCAGGTAATTCTTAAAAGGGAATGGTTAAATGATTGTGGAATCCCTGTCCGCTTTCAGCAGGAACTTCCTGCGGGCTCTTATTCTGTAAATTTACAGATCAAGAATAAGGAAATGGGCGATAACCGAAATTATAAGCGGCAATTTATTGTTGACCCTTCCGGCACAGAAATTGGTTTAAGCTGGATTATAGCCAAAAAAGAAGGAATTGAGTTTATTCCCGAAACCCTTACCGCCTTGGATATTGAAGAAATAAAGCTGTATCAAAGCTATTCCATAGCCCTGGATAGTTTACAAGTTCAGATAGATAACCAATTGCTGACTGTAACTAATCCTGAAAGCCCTATTATTCTTGACCTCCTGCCTTACCTGAAAACCGATTCCCAAAATCAAATGAAACTAACTTTCTTTGAGAAAAATATCCACTACCAAATGGAACCGTTTTTGTTTTCACCCTGGTATGCCTATTCCTTGCGCTATTCTCTGCAAGACCAAATTTCTCAAATTCGCTATATTGCCAACCAGAATGATTGGCAGGTCTTAAGACGCCTACCCAAAGAAAAACAAGCAGAAGCAATTGAAGCATTCTGGAAAACTAATGACCCCAGCCCGGGAACAATACGCAACGAACTGCGTGAAAAATTCTATCAAAGAGTGCTAACCGCAGACGAACGATTTACCGTGCATAAAAAAATTGCAGGATGGACTACAGACCAGGGTAGAATTTATATTAAATATGGAGAACCGGATGATATCTACTCGGAAGTTTATGCTTTAGATAAATACCCCTATATTATCTGGTATTACTATAGCCAAAATCGGGAATTCATTTTTGCGGATATAACCGGCTTTGGAAAATATACCTTGAGGAATAAAGATGAAGAATATTAA
- the dnaE gene encoding DNA polymerase III subunit alpha, which produces MSFVHLHNHTQYSMLDGACRVDRMINLAKEYNMPAVAITDHGNLFGAIDFYKTAQSAGIKPIIGIEAYIINGELESESSKNESRYHLILLAQNEQGYKNLMKLSSISYIKGFYYKPRISKDLLQQYNEGLICLSACVKGEIPALIYNDRLKQAKEVALWYKELFQDRFYIELQNHNLEPEKKVMPHLIKLAKELEIPMVLTNDCHYLHQNDYEAHDILLCIQTGKLLNDPDRMRYGTNQLYFKSPEEMREIFPEVPEAYTNTLKIADMIDLELHYDKFLLPNIETPPEFKSMGEYLKYLCYENAKSKYSEVNDTINRRIEYELEVIDRMGFNGYFLIVKDIVDNARKQNVPVGPGRGSGAGSIVAYLLDITQIDPLKYGLVFERFLNPDRINMPDIDIDFCAQNRSKVIDYIVQRYGRENVTQIITFSTLQAKSVIKDVARVLSVPATEANAITKTIPGNNKTLEEAYNQIPEFAALINSNEVYTKIFKYSKVLEGLVRQTGVHAAGVVIAPGDLTNYVPLACSSQKGEEKVILVQYEGKWLNDLKLLKMDILGLKNLTLIQKTIDLVRQAQNIDLDINHISLEDKKVFNLLGKGETDGVFQFESDGMRKYLIALKPNKIEDLIAMVALYRPGPIQFIETFISRKHGREKVVYDHPLMENALKETYGVTIYQEQVMQIAREMGDFTGGEADSLRKAMGKKDSEYMQQYQEKFKQGAKAKKVPDAVIDKIWQDWLRFAEYAFNKSHATCYALVAYQTAYLKAYYPVEFMAALLSLEDDPARIPAKIEVCKKMGIKIIPPNINRSDSEFSVHGKEVLFGLRAIKNLGDAAMRDIIEDRKQGGNYKSIFNFCSRLDSSSVNKTILESLIASGAMDELEGNRAQKWAVIEQALQFSSNDQKDKKRGQSTIFDLMDDANEEQNYYPPLPTVEPWSYLHQLEKEKDVLGFYLSGHPLYEYRSLIKHFTNADSSTGKSKNNGELLLAGIVTGISKKKDSKGNPIAFIEFEDLAGKFEVPLFNKDFNLYMKKIVTGKLFFIIGTKSTFNGNEDGILRVLPNALIDFADLASDLSGEIKLNLRSEHLQKNHLAELNKKLIPNQGKFKLITRIQNDELSGYQLESRKFFFPDETLLNWMDKEKMEVQIRIAINGKTY; this is translated from the coding sequence ATGTCCTTCGTTCATTTACATAACCATACGCAATATAGTATGTTGGATGGTGCTTGCAGAGTTGATAGAATGATCAATTTGGCAAAGGAATATAATATGCCTGCTGTTGCCATAACGGATCATGGTAACCTTTTTGGAGCCATTGATTTTTATAAAACGGCACAAAGTGCAGGTATCAAACCTATCATAGGAATAGAAGCATATATTATTAACGGCGAATTGGAAAGTGAAAGTAGCAAGAATGAAAGCCGTTATCACTTGATTCTGCTGGCACAAAATGAGCAGGGCTATAAAAACTTGATGAAACTCTCTTCCATATCTTATATTAAGGGTTTTTATTATAAACCCCGGATTTCCAAAGACCTGCTGCAACAATACAACGAAGGGCTAATTTGTCTATCCGCCTGTGTGAAAGGAGAAATTCCTGCTCTAATATATAATGATCGGCTAAAGCAGGCAAAAGAAGTTGCCTTATGGTATAAAGAACTGTTTCAGGACAGATTTTATATTGAATTGCAAAATCACAACTTGGAACCGGAAAAAAAGGTTATGCCCCATTTGATTAAATTGGCAAAAGAACTGGAAATTCCAATGGTCCTTACCAATGATTGCCATTACCTCCATCAAAATGATTATGAAGCTCACGATATTCTATTATGTATTCAAACCGGAAAGCTGTTGAACGATCCCGATCGGATGCGTTATGGGACTAATCAGCTTTATTTTAAAAGCCCGGAAGAAATGCGGGAAATCTTTCCTGAAGTTCCCGAGGCATATACAAATACATTAAAAATTGCGGATATGATTGATCTGGAACTGCACTATGACAAATTTCTGCTGCCTAATATTGAAACGCCTCCCGAATTTAAATCTATGGGTGAATATTTAAAGTATCTCTGCTATGAAAATGCCAAAAGCAAATACTCTGAGGTGAATGATACCATTAACCGGCGCATTGAATATGAGCTGGAAGTGATTGACAGAATGGGCTTTAATGGCTATTTTCTCATCGTGAAAGATATCGTTGATAATGCCCGAAAACAAAATGTCCCCGTAGGACCCGGTCGTGGTTCAGGTGCCGGAAGTATTGTTGCTTATTTACTTGATATCACGCAAATTGATCCATTAAAATACGGACTGGTTTTTGAAAGATTTCTAAATCCCGATAGAATTAATATGCCGGATATAGATATAGATTTCTGCGCTCAAAACAGAAGTAAAGTGATAGATTATATAGTTCAACGCTACGGAAGGGAAAATGTTACTCAAATAATAACTTTCTCCACTTTGCAGGCAAAAAGCGTAATTAAAGATGTTGCCAGAGTGCTAAGTGTTCCAGCTACCGAAGCAAATGCCATTACTAAAACCATTCCGGGAAATAATAAAACTTTGGAGGAAGCATATAATCAAATACCGGAATTTGCTGCGTTAATTAACAGTAACGAAGTTTACACCAAAATTTTCAAATATTCTAAAGTGCTGGAAGGATTAGTTCGCCAAACAGGAGTCCATGCTGCAGGAGTGGTAATTGCCCCCGGAGATTTAACAAACTATGTTCCTCTTGCCTGTAGCAGCCAAAAAGGTGAAGAAAAGGTTATTCTGGTGCAATATGAAGGAAAATGGCTGAATGATTTGAAGCTACTGAAAATGGACATATTGGGTTTAAAAAATCTGACTCTGATCCAAAAAACCATAGATTTGGTGAGACAGGCGCAAAATATTGATTTGGATATAAATCACATCTCTCTGGAAGATAAAAAGGTCTTTAATTTATTAGGAAAGGGTGAAACCGACGGCGTTTTTCAGTTTGAATCAGACGGAATGCGTAAATACCTTATAGCACTAAAGCCCAACAAAATTGAGGACTTGATTGCTATGGTAGCTCTCTATAGACCGGGTCCTATCCAATTTATAGAAACATTTATCAGCCGCAAACACGGACGCGAAAAAGTTGTGTATGATCATCCCCTGATGGAAAATGCCTTGAAAGAAACCTACGGAGTAACTATCTATCAGGAACAGGTGATGCAAATTGCTCGCGAAATGGGTGATTTTACAGGCGGCGAAGCAGATAGTTTAAGAAAAGCAATGGGTAAAAAGGACTCCGAATATATGCAACAATATCAGGAAAAATTCAAACAGGGCGCTAAAGCTAAAAAGGTTCCTGATGCAGTAATAGACAAGATTTGGCAGGATTGGCTACGCTTTGCGGAATACGCTTTTAATAAATCCCATGCTACCTGCTATGCTTTAGTTGCCTATCAAACGGCATATTTAAAAGCATATTATCCGGTGGAATTTATGGCTGCTTTACTTTCTTTGGAAGATGATCCGGCAAGAATACCTGCTAAAATTGAGGTCTGTAAAAAAATGGGAATAAAGATCATCCCCCCCAATATAAACCGTAGCGATAGTGAATTCAGTGTTCACGGAAAAGAAGTTCTTTTCGGTTTACGAGCTATAAAAAATTTGGGCGATGCTGCAATGCGAGATATTATTGAAGACAGAAAACAAGGAGGAAATTATAAAAGCATTTTCAACTTCTGCAGTCGTTTAGATAGCAGCAGCGTGAATAAAACCATTCTGGAAAGCTTAATTGCTTCCGGGGCAATGGATGAACTGGAAGGAAACCGGGCACAAAAATGGGCTGTAATTGAACAGGCATTACAATTCAGCAGTAATGATCAGAAGGATAAAAAAAGAGGACAGAGCACTATTTTTGATTTGATGGACGATGCCAACGAGGAACAAAATTACTATCCTCCTCTACCTACAGTTGAACCCTGGTCTTATCTTCATCAGCTGGAAAAAGAAAAAGATGTTTTAGGATTCTATTTAAGCGGCCATCCCTTATATGAATACCGCTCTTTGATAAAACACTTTACTAATGCCGATTCCAGCACCGGCAAAAGTAAAAATAATGGTGAATTGCTGCTTGCCGGAATTGTGACCGGTATTTCCAAAAAGAAGGACAGTAAAGGAAATCCTATTGCTTTCATAGAATTTGAAGACCTGGCAGGAAAATTTGAAGTGCCTCTGTTTAATAAGGACTTCAACCTATATATGAAGAAAATCGTTACGGGAAAGCTCTTTTTCATCATAGGCACTAAATCTACTTTTAACGGTAACGAAGACGGCATTTTAAGAGTGCTGCCGAATGCTTTAATTGATTTCGCTGATTTGGCTTCTGATTTGAGCGGAGAAATTAAACTGAATTTGCGTAGCGAGCATTTACAAAAAAATCATCTTGCCGAATTGAACAAAAAACTAATCCCTAATCAGGGAAAGTTTAAACTCATAACCCGAATTCAAAACGACGAACTAAGCGGCTATCAATTGGAATCCCGCAAATTCTTCTTTCCTGATGAGACCTTGCTAAACTGGATGGACAAAGAAAAGATGGAAGTTCAAATAAGGATTGCTATCAATGGGAAAACTTATTAG
- a CDS encoding PqqD family protein, with amino-acid sequence MNTEQLMTLAVNKNGFVFDPENGISYTVNETGLFILQKLQSGVTKEEIINCLTEEYEVTPKNAESDLDHFMAMLKALNLIEE; translated from the coding sequence ATGAATACAGAACAACTTATGACCCTTGCTGTAAATAAAAATGGCTTTGTTTTTGATCCTGAAAATGGGATAAGCTATACTGTAAACGAAACAGGTCTTTTTATCTTGCAGAAATTACAATCGGGTGTTACAAAAGAAGAGATTATCAACTGTTTAACCGAAGAATATGAAGTTACCCCGAAGAATGCTGAAAGTGATTTAGATCATTTTATGGCAATGCTTAAAGCTTTGAATTTGATTGAGGAATAA
- a CDS encoding ATP-grasp domain-containing protein → MLQLDDLQISIAVSGLKTGDNPQPGIPVIRSLRAAGFKGKIIGFVYDAMESGIYLEDIADEIYQMPYPSTGAESFLTRLGYINSRSKIDVIIPTLDSEIPLYIRLQKELQELGIHTFICTEKQFNLRDKSKLFHYFTSEDITVPKTVLLNSVAEINKAIQEIEFPVFIKGYLYEAYKANNNIEAQKYFLELQAKWGLPVILQELIEGDEFNVVILGDGKGNCLGMVPQRKLVITDKGKGFGGVVVNNPALEKFAQKVIKTLSWRGPCELEIIKDKEGVFHLLEINPRFPAWVRLAEGCGQNQPAATVLLALGNQIEELPPFKPGVLFIRHSEDIISNINLLGEISVNGELIRKQKKQEEIK, encoded by the coding sequence ATGTTGCAATTAGATGATCTACAGATTAGTATTGCTGTTTCTGGGTTAAAAACAGGCGATAATCCCCAACCTGGAATTCCGGTAATTCGTTCTCTTAGAGCTGCTGGTTTTAAAGGTAAAATAATTGGTTTTGTTTATGATGCTATGGAATCCGGAATTTATTTGGAAGATATAGCAGACGAGATTTATCAAATGCCTTATCCTTCCACTGGTGCGGAATCATTTTTAACTCGCTTGGGTTATATCAATTCCAGAAGTAAAATTGATGTTATTATCCCTACTTTGGATTCAGAAATTCCGCTTTATATTCGTTTACAAAAAGAGCTCCAAGAACTTGGCATACATACTTTTATCTGCACAGAGAAGCAATTTAACCTGCGCGATAAAAGCAAACTGTTTCATTATTTTACATCCGAAGATATTACTGTTCCTAAAACAGTCCTATTGAATAGTGTCGCAGAAATCAATAAAGCTATCCAAGAAATAGAGTTTCCAGTTTTTATTAAAGGTTATCTCTACGAAGCATATAAAGCCAATAATAATATAGAAGCTCAAAAGTATTTTCTGGAGCTCCAGGCAAAATGGGGCTTACCGGTTATTCTGCAAGAGCTTATTGAAGGTGATGAATTTAATGTAGTTATTTTAGGAGATGGTAAAGGAAACTGTTTGGGAATGGTTCCACAACGAAAACTGGTTATAACAGATAAGGGAAAAGGTTTTGGAGGCGTAGTAGTAAACAATCCTGCTCTGGAAAAATTTGCGCAGAAAGTAATAAAAACACTTTCTTGGCGAGGACCCTGCGAACTGGAAATTATTAAAGATAAAGAGGGAGTTTTTCATTTACTGGAAATTAATCCTCGTTTTCCGGCCTGGGTTCGTTTAGCGGAAGGATGTGGCCAAAATCAACCTGCAGCGACTGTCTTACTGGCTTTAGGTAATCAAATTGAAGAATTGCCTCCTTTTAAACCGGGAGTTCTTTTTATCCGTCATTCAGAAGATATTATCAGTAATATCAACCTTCTGGGTGAAATTTCTGTTAATGGTGAACTGATCAGAAAGCAAAAAAAGCAAGAGGAAATAAAATGA
- a CDS encoding alanine racemase, with amino-acid sequence MKKHYTAPYIERNSAGNLNKYAHTTVVRHQDNIDGIPIKNLVEKFGTPLFVFSEKHIRHSYRRLLETISIHYPKAEIVWSYKTNYLAAICNIFHQEGAAAEVVSRMEYEKARSNGIPGNRIYFNGPSKRKQDLQLAIQEGAYIHIDHLEELYLIENIADELAIKPKVAIRVNMDTGISPMWTRFGFNYENGEAYRTVQRLVSGGKINLVGLHTHIGTFILDPNAYYWAATKLLNFAQTIKDNFGIVLEYIDMGGGFASSNTLIDQYTPGELASPSLEQYAEAIGAAFNASYYVKEHNPRLILETGRVLIDESGYLIASVLGKKNLPTGERAVILDAGVNINITAWWYKQRVLPTKPFPGTYQNTVFYGPLCMNIDVLRSAMPFPDLYYGDTVIISPVGAYNVTQWMQFIEYRPNVCLINETGEVDVIRFREDLSDITSREFIPDHLRKI; translated from the coding sequence ATGAAAAAACATTATACTGCTCCATACATTGAACGCAATAGCGCTGGAAATCTTAATAAATATGCTCATACCACGGTTGTTAGACATCAGGATAATATTGATGGTATTCCCATTAAGAACTTAGTAGAAAAATTTGGAACTCCGCTATTTGTCTTTTCTGAGAAACATATTAGACATTCCTACAGGCGATTACTGGAAACAATTAGTATTCATTATCCCAAAGCAGAAATTGTTTGGAGTTATAAAACTAATTATCTTGCAGCTATTTGTAATATTTTTCATCAAGAAGGTGCAGCAGCAGAAGTAGTTAGTCGGATGGAATATGAAAAAGCAAGGAGTAATGGTATCCCTGGGAATAGAATATATTTTAATGGACCTTCCAAGCGTAAGCAGGACTTGCAATTAGCTATACAAGAAGGTGCCTATATACATATTGACCACTTAGAGGAACTGTATCTAATAGAAAATATTGCTGATGAACTTGCTATCAAGCCCAAAGTTGCTATTCGCGTAAATATGGATACAGGGATCAGTCCAATGTGGACGCGTTTTGGTTTTAATTATGAAAATGGTGAAGCTTATAGAACCGTCCAGCGTCTGGTTTCGGGAGGCAAAATAAACTTAGTGGGTTTGCATACTCATATTGGCACTTTTATTTTAGACCCAAACGCTTATTATTGGGCTGCCACCAAACTCTTGAATTTTGCTCAAACGATTAAGGATAATTTTGGTATCGTATTAGAGTATATAGATATGGGTGGTGGTTTTGCTTCTTCAAATACTTTAATTGATCAATACACTCCTGGAGAACTGGCTTCACCCTCTTTGGAACAGTATGCTGAAGCAATAGGAGCAGCTTTTAATGCATCGTATTATGTTAAAGAACACAATCCCCGTTTAATCTTAGAAACTGGAAGAGTGTTAATTGACGAATCTGGTTATCTTATTGCCAGTGTGCTGGGCAAAAAGAATCTTCCCACTGGTGAGCGTGCTGTAATTTTAGATGCAGGAGTGAATATAAACATTACTGCCTGGTGGTATAAACAACGCGTATTACCTACCAAACCTTTTCCGGGAACATATCAAAACACCGTATTTTATGGTCCTCTGTGTATGAATATTGATGTCCTTCGCAGTGCTATGCCTTTTCCTGATCTTTATTATGGCGATACAGTTATTATTTCTCCTGTTGGTGCTTATAATGTAACTCAATGGATGCAATTTATAGAATATCGTCCTAATGTCTGTTTAATAAACGAAACCGGTGAAGTAGATGTTATTCGTTTCCGTGAAGATCTTTCGGACATAACTTCCCGAGAATTTATTCCAGATCATTTACGGAAGATATGA